The Halostagnicola larsenii XH-48 region AGTGCGCTTCACCGTCGACTCGTGGGCTCGATTCCGCGAGCGGTCGTTCGGCAAACTGAGCAGACGGTGATCCTCTGTCGTGCCGGCGACGCGGTCGAGGGGCCGGTTCTCCGGCAGCTCAGGCAGTTCCTAATGCCGTCATGACTCGTCATTTCGGCCCTCGAGACGAACGCGAATCGCGATTTCGTCGGGGTCGGTGACCTCGAACCCACACTCGAGATCCGTGACTGAATAGTCGGCGCTCTCAACTCGCTCGCGAAGCGCCGATATCGCTGCTTCTTCCGGAAGCAGAATCTCGAACCACGCCAACCCGCTGCCCGAGGCTGGCGCGGATCGGTTGTTCCAGGTGTTGAGACCGACGTGGTGGTGGTACCCGCCCGCGGCGAGAAACAGCGCGGAGGGCTCGAGGTCGACGGTAACGTCGAAGCCGATCGTCCGTTCGTAGAACTTCCGAGCATCCTCGATGTCAGAAACCTCGAGGTGGACGTGCCCGACCGTCGTCTCGGGGTCGATCGAGTCGGTATCGTCTGCCACCGCTTTGAGCCCCTCGAGGTCGAGCGGGCTCGTCCCCATCTGCACCATCCCGTCGTTCGTCTGCCACTGGTCTCGCGGACGATCGCAGTAGATTTCGACGCCGTTTCCGGCCGGATCGCTGAGATAGAGTGCTTCGCTGACGTCGTGGTCGGATGCTCCGTCGAGCGTCCACTGCGCTCGGATTCGCTCGAGTGCGCCGCCCAGCGCTTCCCGAGATGGGACCCGGAACGCGGTGTGATAGAGTCCGGTTTCCGTCTGATGGCGTGGACTGGCCGCCTGCGCTTCGTCGACCGCGAGCAGCGTCCGGTCACCGGCGCCGAGCGTCGTCGTCTCCGCACCTCGGGAGTGCACCTCGAGCCCGACGACGTCTCGATAGAACTCGACCAGCTCCGTCCGATCGGCTGCGAGGAGTGCGACCCGGCCGATCCGCGCGTCGGCTGGGAGCGAGGTGGCTCGTGTCATACTCGATTCGAGGTCGAGAGCGCACGTAAGTATACGCATTCTGCGGAACTGAGAACGGACGCTGAACCGACGTTCAAGCGCCTGAGGTTGTCTCGATACCACTTACCTGCCGAGTCGATTCGACGAAACTGCTTCTCGCGCTACTCCGCCGAAATCTGCTGTCAGGGTCGTATCGTCCTGTTCACTGTTGAATTCAGTCCGTTCGTGTCCGTGTGACGATCATCGATGCTGTCATCGCGCCGTTCGGCGTCGCTTACGCCTCGTCTCGAGCGGCGAGCGTCACCTCGAGGTCCGTTCGCTCGCCGTCACGAACGACCGTGATATCGACGGTTTCGTCGGGTGCTGTCTCGAGCGCCAACTGTGCGGAGAGGACGTCCTGGTTCGGCACCGCTTCGCCCGCGAGTTCGACGATCACGTCGCCGCCAACGGGAACGGCCTGGTCGTCGACGACGGTCGTTCCGTCTGCGGCCTCGAGGACGCCCTCGGCGGGA contains the following coding sequences:
- a CDS encoding VOC family protein — protein: MTRATSLPADARIGRVALLAADRTELVEFYRDVVGLEVHSRGAETTTLGAGDRTLLAVDEAQAASPRHQTETGLYHTAFRVPSREALGGALERIRAQWTLDGASDHDVSEALYLSDPAGNGVEIYCDRPRDQWQTNDGMVQMGTSPLDLEGLKAVADDTDSIDPETTVGHVHLEVSDIEDARKFYERTIGFDVTVDLEPSALFLAAGGYHHHVGLNTWNNRSAPASGSGLAWFEILLPEEAAISALRERVESADYSVTDLECGFEVTDPDEIAIRVRLEGRNDES